Below is a genomic region from Mus caroli chromosome 13, CAROLI_EIJ_v1.1, whole genome shotgun sequence.
GTGTCTGTGACTTTTCATTTTACTGCCAAATCCTAAAGCAAGCTTTCTGCTTTGGTCTAAACACACCTTCCTGGAGCCTGATAATCAGTGTTCTATTCCAGTCATGTTAAATGAGGGCACAATTTACCCCTGGGGGACATTTGGCTATGTCTGGGGACATTTTAGTCATACTATGACACAACAGTGCTGTGGGCACCTTATGGCAGAAGGTCAGAAAAATGTTCAAGATATTCCTTCTGGGAAGAAGTCTGGGCTCAAATGGCAAATGATGACTCAGTGGGTCTGGgaagccccacccctgccttggTTTGTAAGCAGCTAGAGCCCATCAGCAGCTAGTCTTTCAAAGTCCTGAGTGGTATGAGGCTTAGCATGAGCTAAGTACCTTTGAAAAGGAGGCAATGTCCAATCCCTTTGCTTATAGTCTGGTCAACTCTCTAAACATAtgctttttatatgtttttagaCCACGAATGCAGTCCAGGGTCTCTCTTAAGTGTCTATTTGAGGCAAAGCAATTCTCCAAAGCACAACCCCAATAACACTTATTTAAGTTTCTATaccttattattttatgtatatgtatgtgttcctgCATGTAGCGACACACATATACCTAGTACCCATAGAAGTCAAAGGAGGGCTTCAGattcctgggaactggagttacattataaatggttgtgagttgtcaggtgggtgctggaaattgaacccagggtctctggaagagtagccattgttcttaatcactgagccacttctccaactACCTCACTTCCCACTTCATACATACACTGAAGCTTCATGACTGGGTTGTATAAAGTCCCGACTCCTTGATCTTAGAAAACCATCAGGCTTTGTGGATGAGGTCAACTTGGTCCATTCTTAGGAATCTTTTTGTTCAGTTAAGAGGCTTTCTGCTGCCTTCTACTCTTAAACCAGCTTTCTTAAACAGAGCCTGAGGGTCAGTGGAGATTGAGCATCTAGTTCTAAATGGCATTTGCCAGACAAGATAACACTGAGAAATTTTACTGCGTGTGTCTGATTCTTTCCACGAGGGTTTACTGTTACAGGAAGTGTGCAAGACACTGAAGCTAAGGCCACCAACCCTTGAgctcacatccatccatctctgtAAAATCTCTCTCCCAATGTCATCTTGTAACGTCTGCCTTCAGTCATGTGGATCCTTCTGGAACTGACTTAAGAGAATGCACTTCCTGGGTTGGCTGTGCTATAGTAATCGTTATTTATATCATATTCCACCATGCCAATGCCATTGAAGTCCCAGAAGTTTAGATTTACAAACAGCTTCTGAGGGCTGGGACATAATTCAGTTATAGAGTGCTTATCTAACATTACAAGGCCTTGGGCTTCATTTCCCAGTAccagggatggggggagggtggggggcaaAGAGGGGGAGAATTAATTATACATTCAAAATCTAACacatttctggaatttttttctcctaaacTCCAAAGCAAGACACAATTAATAGGGCAGTTGGAGGGCATAGTGCATACTTGCTTCCCAATGTGGGGAGCTCATCTGGGATGTTAGACAGAACAGCATCCAGAGGCTGCCAGTGACACTTCATCACGGAGTTGTACAGCTCTTCACTTTCTGCCACAAACTCTTTATTTGATTCTTCAATATTCAGATGAAGCCGagcgtgatggcgcatgcctttaatcccagcacccaggaggcagaggcaggaggatttctaagttcgaggccagcctggtctacaaagtgagttccaggacagccagggctatacagagaaaccctgtctcaaaaaaaccaaaacaaaaacaaaaaacaaaaacaaaccaatattCAGATGAAGGTTTGGTTTTGCAAAAGCCAATCACAGACATGAGAAAAATAGTTGCACAGATACCTACTGGTAATGGCTGAAAGCTAGCTACTGTACCAAGCATCAgtggtatgtatgcatgcattacAAAGTTACAgctaaaatgtttaatttggagGAACATGTTCGGTGTACAATATATACTCATAGGAACATGTCCTTACATGGCGTAGTACCATGTACAATGggtatacacataaaaaattaaaagatatttgGAGGAAATTGTTTCCTTCCACCAAGACTTGAAGCCAGCAATTCAAACTGTCATCGGGCCGGGCGGGTGTCTAGACGATtgaaagagatggaggaaaacagaaagccaaaggTGTTTGGGGATGAGTTCCAtttaggggaaagggaagagtcAAGGCTGAGACCCAAGCAGCTAGCCTGAGAACACAGGTGGATGCCCTGGATGCCCTGTAAACGGTGAGCCGCCGAGATGGCGCTCCAGGGACCgagctctgggaaaaaaaaaaaaaaaagaggccattgCTTTGGCTGCTTAGCAAACCCAGCCTCTTCTTTCTGAGACCTAGAACCCAAGACAAGGAAGTGACAACATCATCATCAAGGAGGTGTACGTGGGTTTTCCTCCCAAGTCAGCAGGCTTCCTGGGAGTCCCAAAGCGCCAAGGTCacggttttatttatttattttttttattttattttttttttggtttttcgagacagggtttctctgtgtagccctggctgtcctggcactcactttgtagaccaggctggcctcgaactcagaaatctgcctgcctctgcctcccgagtgctgggattaaaggcgtgcgccaccacgcccggcttatttttttgtttttaatgctagTCCATTTTTCCTCATTGAACCAAATGTAACTAAAGATGCCTGTGGCTCTCCTCTATAATTTTTGCAAGTCTAAATGTATCCAAGACTATAATTTGCCTCCCATGGGCTCCTATTCCTTGGTAACGCTGTCTGGGACTGAGTGCTGTGTCCCTCCCGGAGTTTCATCTACTGAACTCTTAGCACTCATTCTGATAGTCTTAGGAGCTGGGCCTCTAGGGACGTCTCAGTGTTGGAGGGGATCAAAGGGCGGGATCCCAGTCTGAGGGCATTGGTGCCCTTAAGTGAGAAGGCAGCTGAGCTTACATCCTCATCCTTAGTATCAACACCAAAAGGCGATCCTGTGAGGGCATACGGAAGAGCATCATCTACGTGCCAGGGAGAGAGCTGAGCATGGAACTTCCAATCTCCACAGCTGTGTGTTGACAGCCAGGGGGTTGACACatcaggggagggggagggaaggatggggcggagagcagcagcagcttctgtGAAACCACCCAGTCTACAGCGTTTTATTACAGCAGTCCTAGCAGACTAATACTAATTACCTTGAATTCAAATGCATTGGTGGTGTATAGTCTGAATCTTAGTGTTCTAAGCTAGATTTCTTTTGAGAACTTATGGCTATAAAGATCACATCTTCCAATCTGGGTGAGGTAGCAAAGgccttttagtcccagcacttatgaagtagaggcaggggcatctttggaagtttgaggccatcctgatctacatacATAATGACTTCTAGACCAGTCAAGgctatgtaaaaaacaaaaaacaacaaaacaaacaaacaaaaaaccaaaccaacaactaCAACAACCACCCTGTCTAAGTTTGTATCTTTCTACCTTTTCCCCCTGAACGTTCTTAAATTCCGTTTCAGGTATCTTTCCTGGGCAGCTAAGGGCAGTTCtggggtttgctttgttttgtttacatgctGTGGTTGGAGGAGCAATGATGCAATGGCACACTTAAGTATGAACACTCCCGCTCCCTCCTGTAACCTGTGGCCAAGAGTCTGATGAGTAAGCCTATTAAATGCGTGCCAGGTAGATTCACAGGAGACAAGGTGGGCAGCTATATCCATGCACACTGGGAATATCACACGGAAAACAGGGAATACCCAAGTACCCAGTCTCTTCCATTATTCTCTTTAGTTTGCCTACTAGAAATTTAACTCATTTTCTCCAGGGGCTGGTACTTTGTATTGCATTTGTAGTGAGTCACACTTCTCTGGATCTATGACTAGCTACCCTCCTGTGTGCTTATTGCGTGTCAGGTGCTGTTAGGACATGAGGGAGCCCTTTGGATGTTACATTCACACAGCCTCTGAGCTAGATATGCAGTTTGCTTTAGAGAAGGGAAACTAGATATTAATCTGTCTGGGACAGTAGAGCTAGTAGGTAGGACTTGAATCCTGATCATCCGTGTTACAAAACTAGATATTTGGAGGGTATAATTGTTGTTTTGGTTCTGGGAACAGAgtattactatgtagcccaggctgacctcaaacacatGATTTTCTGCCTCACAAGTGAGGGGATAATATACAAGATCACACCTAGCTTGTTGCATATTCTCATTGTTTACATGTCTCATGAAGACAGGAAGAGcaggctcacttttttttttttttttttttggtttttcgagacagggtttNNNNNNNNNNNNNNNNNNNNNNNNNNNNNNNNNNNNNNNNNNNNNNNNNNNNNNNNNNNNNNNNNNNNNNNNNNNNNNNNNNNNNNNNNNNNNNNNNNNNNNNNNNNNNNNNNNNNNNNNNNNNNNNNNNNNNNNNNNNNNNNNNNNNNNNNNNNNNNNNNNNNNNNNNNNNNNNNNNNNNNNNNNNNNNNNNNNNNNNNNNNNNNNNNNNNNNNNNNNNNNNNNNNNNNNNNNNNNNNNNNNNNNNNNNNNNNNNNNNNNNNNNNNNNNNNNNNNNNNNNNNNNNNNNNNNNNNNNNNNNNNNNNNNNNNNNNNNNNNNNNNNNNNNNNNNNNNNNNNNNNNNNNNNNNNNNNNNNNNNNNNNNNNNNNNNNNNNNNNNNNNNNNNNNNNNNNNNNNNNNNNNNNNNNNNNNNNNNNNNNNNNNNNNNNNNNNNNNNNNNNNNNNNNNNNNNNNNNNNNNNNNNNNNNNNNNNNNNNNNNNNNNNNNNNNNNNNNNNNNNNNNNNNNNNNNNNNNNNNNNNNNNNNNNNNNNNNNNNNNNNNNNNNNNNNNNNNNNNNNNNNNNNNNNNNNNNNNNNNNNNNNNNNNNNNNNNNNNNNNNNNNNNNNNNNNNNNNNNNNNNNNNNNNNNNNNNNNNNNNNNNNNNNNNNNNNNNNNNNNNNNNNNNNNNNNNNNNNNNNNNNNNNNNNNNNNNNNNNNNNNNNNNNNNNNNNNNNNNNNNNNNNNNNNNNNNNNNNNNNNNNNNNNNNNNNNNNNNNNNNNNNNNNNNNNNNNNNNNNNNNNNNNNNNNNNNNNNNNNNNNNNNNNNNNNNNNNNNNNNNNNNNNNNNNNNNNNNNNNNNNNNNNNNNNNNNNNNNNNNNNNNNNNNNNNNNNNNNNNNNNNNNNNNNNNNNNNNNNNNNNNNNNNNNNNNNNNNNNNNNNNNNNNNNNNNNNNNNNNNNNNNNNNNNNNNNNNNNNNNNNNNNNNNNNNNNNNNNNNNNNNNNNNNNNNNNNNNNNNNNNNNNNNNNNNNNNNNNNNNNNNNNNNNcattacagatggttgtgagccaccatgtggttgctgggataagAACTCAGGACTCAGCCGtctccctgatatagctgtctcttgtgaggctatgcctggcaaatacagaagtggatgctcacagtcatctattggatggaacacagggcccctaaagaaggagctagagaaaatacccaaggagctaacggggtcggcaaccctataggaggatcaacaatatgaacgaaccagtacctccccagaactgtgtctctagttgcatatgaagcagaggatggcctagtcagccatcaatgggaggagaggcccttggtcatgagaagataatatgccccagtacaggggagtgccagggccaggaagcaggagtgggtgggtgggggagcagggttggggagcgtataggaggctttggggatagcatttgaaatgtaaatgaagaaaatatctaattaaaacaaacaaacaaataaacaacaacaacaataacaaaaaaaacccctcaggACTCCAGtcgagcagtcagggctcttaactgctgagccatctctccagcccctctctctcctgctgtctctctgtgtgtgtctctttctttgaTTAGAAATGGAGGTGGCACCAGAATCGAAGCTTAAACAGTGACTTTTCTTTAAGGGATCTCACATCTTATCCTTTTTTATCTCCCTCTCATAAATATGAATTCTACAgagtttgggaagcagagactCCTGCAGAGAGAGCGTCTGTGTGACTTGACGGTCCCTGGCAGGAGCCGCCCCGTAGTCCTTAGAGAGGGTgtgatctccagcatccacacggcagctcacaaccatctgtaaatcttGACCCAGGAGATCTTAcacccctcttctgacctccacgggtacccggcacacacatgatgcacaggcaTTCAtccaagcaaaatactcatacactagaagaaaaaaaaagacctaaaaaCCAGAaatagctgggtgtgatggctcaggactttaatcccagcactcaggaggcagaggcaggcagagctgagtttcaggccaacctggtctacagagtgagttccaggatggtcagggctacacaagaacaccctgtcttgaacactaacaataaatgaaaataaattgttaGAAGAGAAGGCAGGGTTAATAAGTAGAGAAAAaatctgttattattttaatgttctcATGAGTGGAAAGAAAAGGTAATTCCTGAAGTTAATATACAAATACCTACATCTGTCTCCTTAAAGATAAGCCGTCAGCAAACTGGGAGGAGGGTGGGCAAAATGTGAATTCAGACCTCAGAGGGCAGTGTTTTACAAGGATACTAAGATACCGTCAGAGAAAAGGAGAACCCAGACAGGCAAGAGCAGGAAacaagttattttatataaaaggcACACTGGAAAGACATTAacaaatgaagataaaaattTTGAATGGAAAATTAAGTTATCGAGATGCAATATGCatggacaaaatattaaaaatattttttaagtttccgAACCAAAGGCCTAGGTATTGACTTCAATTTTGATGTTAAGTAGGGGTCCTCACCACTGTGCACATGGGGGATGGGTCATGATTCAAAGGAACAACCAAGCCTTATCACTCCAAAGTTCCACCCACTTTCCTCACTGCCTGACCACTTTTGTGGTTAAACCAAGAGGACACCACCACAAAGGAGAAAGTTGACCGAGGACAGCCACACGGGACACAGGCACAATGGACATTTAGTTAGTTAGTCATTTAGACAAAGGTCCCCTACATAGTCCATGCTAGCCCCAACTCCTGTCCCTCCAGTCTCGGCCTcccaaagtgctaggattgcaggtgtgtgccaccactcctgatTCTCAGTGAACATTTAGAAGCTGTTTGCCCTTGATGATTAGTGAATACATGCTTTCTTTCACACAGAGGAGAACCCAGAGAGGTCGGCAATCCCACCACAGCCAGGAATGAAAAGTCAGCTCACACAGGCTCATGGGGAGCAACCTGCTGctttacattaaaatgtttttttttaaatattttttgagattaggATATTATTATgtcattcccccttccccttctccctccaaaTCCTACCATatactccttgctctctttcaaatcaagacatcttttttcattaattgttattgcatacatgtgtatatacatatatattatatagcatatgcagaaaaacacacaaatatctTCTTGCTGAAGATACTGAATACTTTAGACACAGGACCCAGAAGCCCCTGAGCTGGAAATGACATGAGGACTGCTCTCATGGTTCTAGAAGACAAGGGACAAAATTACAAAGGAGGGAGGCAAGCAACAGTCCTATCCAGCTGTGATGCTTAGGAATCacagcaatgaccagcatggcacaatAACCTTAAGGGTGCAGTAGGTACCCGAGGTACCAATCTCTAATTGGATCTATGATCTACTCAGTAAGAGGGAAACCACTAGAACTAATCTAAATAAGGGTTGGTAgagctgtttgagacagggtctctctctggaGCCCTGGTTGGCTTAGAACTCGAGAGTCTACTCCCTCTGCCTACCAAGATTTTAAGGATATTTAAGATGCTTGTTTGATCAGTTTGGTTTGAGTGCTGGGCTTGTGAAATTCAGTAtcagctctaccactgagctacaacccttAGGTCCTAGAGGGGGTAAGTTTTAAAGAAGGCTGTCTTTAAATAACCTGTAAGTACAAGCAAGTAAttaagaagaaggagaggaggaggaggaggaggNNNNNNNNNNNNNNNNNNNNNNNNNNNNNNNNNNNNNNNNNNNNNNNNNNNNNNNNNNNNNNNNNNNNNNNNNNNNNNNNNNNNNNNNNNNNNNNNNNNNNNNNNNNNNNNNNNNNNNgagagagagagagagagagagagagagagagagagagagagagagagagagagagagagagagagaagggttaCCTCTGGTCCAGCTATCGGTTCAGGATTCTCAGACTCACACAGAGGACTGGGCCCATTTCCATACCCTGTGGAGCCATAGCTGTAGCAGGAGAGATGGGAAAAGCTGTGTAGCTGTTTGAAATGGTTGTCACAGCAGCACTCCAGGCTGTAGTGAAACCTCAGCTGCTCCCTAATGTCAGATGGAAGAGGACAAGAAGTAACAGGgataacaccacacacacactcttttccaGAATATTCAAGTGCAGTCGATTCTCCTTCagccatttaaaatgaaaacacctACCTATGCTCTCAGCAAGAGGCTGGTACTTGGCAAAAAGCTTGTATTGAATAACACTGATGCTTTCATTCAaagtatataagaaataaaacctCACTCACCATTGACAGATGAAGTAATAGTTATTTTGTTGGGAGGTGCCAAAGCCTACAACATCCCACATCTGGTCATTTCTCCAGACACTGAGGCAAACAACTCGACCACTTTATTTCAGCTGCATACAAAGACCTCTTATAAGCAGCCATGAAATTTGTGCAATTACATTTAGTGGCAATTCCTGATAGGCAATTGTTTCCTGACAAGGAGGAAAGGTGAGCGATGGCAGAGATGCATCTGTGATCACTTGGGGAAACCTGTGCAAACATCTCTGGCTTCCGGTTGCCAGTACCTCCCAGAATTGCCAGGACTGAGGAAATCTGCAgaattctctgtgtgtttgtgggtaaTACTTTGAAGACCTGATACTTCTCCATCGCCTGCTTCCCTTCCCCTTACTAGGTAAGAATGTCATTTTCAGTATCTAAATCCTAAGCAAATACCACAATCTGACAGGCTTGCTCCTCAGTGATCGGCTACAAATAACTAATGGA
It encodes:
- the C13H6orf52 gene encoding putative uncharacterized protein C6orf52 homolog; this encodes MAEGESTALEYSGKECVCGVIPVTSCPLPSDIREQLRFHYSLECCCDNHFKQLHSFSHLSCYSYGSTGYGNGPSPLCESENPEPIAGPETPARPDDSMRHHARLHLNIEESNKEFVAESEELYNSVMKCHWQPLDAVLSNIPDELPTLGSNPQKLFVNLNFWDFNGIGMVEYDINNDYYSTANPGSAFS